One region of Peribacillus simplex genomic DNA includes:
- a CDS encoding MarR family winged helix-turn-helix transcriptional regulator produces the protein MYQGDEQSQLDLRLLRVWLKASQAVAENVLKDIESHNISRENFMILELLYSKGPHPVQKISETFSIPSGSITYVVDKLEKKGFVERQPNPNDRRASNVVITEEGKALFDKIFPKHVATISENVSFITNEEKEQLIYLLKKIGIGAQSL, from the coding sequence ATGTATCAAGGAGATGAACAAAGTCAGTTGGATTTGAGGTTGTTACGTGTTTGGCTGAAAGCTTCCCAAGCTGTTGCTGAAAACGTACTGAAAGATATTGAAAGTCATAATATTAGTAGGGAAAATTTTATGATTCTTGAATTGCTTTACAGTAAAGGTCCGCATCCTGTCCAAAAGATCAGTGAGACGTTCTCTATTCCAAGTGGAAGTATCACCTATGTCGTAGATAAGTTAGAAAAGAAAGGGTTTGTAGAAAGACAACCAAACCCTAATGATAGAAGGGCTTCTAATGTCGTCATAACGGAAGAAGGAAAAGCACTTTTTGACAAGATTTTCCCAAAACACGTTGCAACAATCTCAGAAAATGTTTCATTCATTACTAACGAAGAGAAAGAGCAATTAATTTATTTATTAAAGAAAATAGGAATAGGGGCACAAAGTTTATAA
- a CDS encoding sigma-54 interaction domain-containing protein, protein MVSDNKTVQFELVKAILEELPFGVLVMKNETEIVLCNRVLSEAFAENQFDLQIHLILEKNLVPAVNTPIRLNGNNGIIRKAIVQMGDEEYQIYLLLFTNNKSDFLNVDNHEELLFKDIIEFAYDGLVMVDTEGYVQMLSHAYADFLGVEQESSIGKHVTEVIENTRMHVVAKTGKQEVAELQKIKDNYIIATRSPIRKQGKLIGAVGKILFKNVGQFTALSKRINSLEVELKKYKGDFRERNKASYTFDHLMGSSPAFMEVKGQAKIAAKSDSNVLILGESGTGKELFAHSIHNDSRRAMGVFVKVNCAAIPAELLESELFGYEEGSFTGAKKGGKAGKFEAAEGGTIFLDEIGELPLHMQVKLLRVLQEKEIERVGSTGSIPIDVRVIAATNRNLEEMVSKGEFRLDMYYRLKVLQIQVPSLRERPEDIEILVNHFVEKYQNLMKKRVTGLSDQALRLLRLYKWPGNIRELENIIERAMNIVEEGEMIRSKQLPKEITGHKESVSIRTLAEVMDETERAAIVSCLEMTSGNKSETAKRLGVSRTTLYEKMNKYGL, encoded by the coding sequence ATGGTCAGCGATAATAAAACTGTTCAATTCGAATTAGTGAAAGCGATATTGGAAGAATTGCCTTTTGGTGTTTTGGTAATGAAAAACGAAACAGAAATCGTTCTCTGCAATCGCGTATTATCCGAGGCTTTTGCGGAGAATCAATTTGATCTGCAAATACATTTGATTTTAGAAAAAAACCTTGTACCAGCCGTAAATACTCCGATTCGTTTGAACGGTAATAATGGGATTATCAGAAAAGCAATCGTTCAAATGGGTGATGAGGAATATCAGATTTATCTCCTATTGTTTACAAATAATAAAAGTGATTTTCTTAATGTCGATAATCATGAAGAACTGCTGTTTAAGGATATTATCGAATTTGCCTATGACGGCTTGGTGATGGTCGATACGGAAGGGTATGTCCAAATGCTGAGCCACGCTTATGCGGATTTTCTTGGCGTCGAACAGGAAAGCTCAATAGGGAAACATGTAACGGAGGTCATTGAAAACACCCGTATGCATGTGGTCGCCAAAACCGGTAAGCAAGAGGTCGCTGAATTACAGAAAATTAAAGATAATTATATAATTGCGACCCGCTCCCCGATAAGGAAACAAGGGAAATTGATAGGGGCGGTCGGTAAGATTCTTTTTAAGAATGTCGGGCAATTTACCGCTCTTTCCAAACGGATAAATTCACTTGAAGTAGAGCTGAAAAAGTACAAAGGCGATTTTCGCGAGAGAAATAAGGCCTCATATACATTTGATCATCTGATGGGAAGTAGTCCTGCTTTCATGGAAGTAAAAGGTCAAGCAAAAATTGCCGCTAAAAGCGACTCAAATGTGTTGATTTTGGGCGAAAGCGGAACAGGGAAGGAGCTGTTTGCCCATTCCATCCATAATGACAGCAGACGGGCCATGGGTGTGTTTGTCAAAGTGAACTGTGCCGCCATCCCGGCAGAGCTGCTGGAGTCAGAGCTTTTTGGCTATGAAGAGGGTTCTTTCACTGGTGCCAAAAAAGGCGGAAAAGCAGGTAAGTTCGAAGCGGCTGAAGGCGGTACGATTTTTCTCGATGAAATCGGTGAGCTGCCACTGCATATGCAGGTGAAGCTGCTCCGTGTTTTACAAGAAAAAGAGATTGAGAGGGTCGGCTCGACGGGAAGCATTCCGATTGATGTACGGGTAATCGCTGCAACAAACCGTAATCTGGAGGAAATGGTCTCGAAAGGGGAATTCCGACTTGATATGTATTACCGGCTGAAGGTCTTGCAAATCCAGGTTCCTTCCTTGAGGGAGCGACCAGAGGACATTGAAATACTTGTAAATCATTTTGTTGAAAAGTACCAGAACCTCATGAAAAAACGCGTAACGGGGCTGAGTGATCAAGCATTACGGCTGCTTCGCCTTTATAAATGGCCGGGTAATATTCGTGAGCTGGAGAATATCATTGAACGTGCAATGAATATTGTTGAAGAAGGGGAAATGATACGTTCCAAGCAACTCCCTAAAGAAATAACGGGTCATAAAGAGTCAGTTTCAATCCGCACTTTAGCTGAAGTGATGGATGAAACCGAACGGGCTGCAATCGTTTCATGTTTGGAAATGACTTCTGGTAATAAATCAGAAACGGCAAAGAGACTCGGTGTGAGCCGAACAACACTGTATGAAAAAATGAATAAATATGGTTTATGA
- a CDS encoding alpha/beta fold hydrolase, with protein sequence MSEQILKINNVDICTESFGNPKNPAVLLIMGAMSSLDWWDEDFCHRLADSGRFVIRYDHRDLGRSVIYEPGTSNYTITDMADDAAGVLDAYSIERASIVGMSLGGMIGQILALRYPERVNTLTLIASSVFGTVMEKLPPMDQSILDHHAKSAFMDWSNREAAIAFLADGWKTLAGSKPYEQERMYKLAKREAERAKQLPSRFNHAMLAGGDEYFDRMGEISVPALIIHGTEDPALPYEHGLALVKAIPHAELVTLDGSGHEIHSEDWDEIIDSVIKLTSR encoded by the coding sequence ATGAGTGAACAGATACTGAAAATAAATAACGTGGATATATGTACAGAAAGTTTTGGAAACCCAAAGAACCCTGCTGTGCTTTTGATCATGGGGGCAATGTCTTCATTAGACTGGTGGGATGAGGACTTCTGTCACCGCCTCGCTGATTCGGGGAGGTTTGTCATTCGGTACGATCATCGGGATCTGGGGCGATCGGTCATTTATGAACCGGGTACCTCCAACTATACAATAACGGACATGGCTGACGATGCCGCGGGTGTCCTGGATGCTTATTCCATAGAGCGGGCTTCTATCGTCGGAATGTCGCTAGGCGGTATGATCGGCCAGATTCTTGCCTTGAGATATCCGGAACGCGTAAACACGCTTACGTTAATTGCATCAAGTGTGTTCGGGACTGTAATGGAAAAACTGCCTCCAATGGACCAGAGCATATTGGATCACCATGCAAAGAGTGCTTTCATGGATTGGTCAAATCGGGAGGCGGCCATCGCTTTTCTTGCAGATGGATGGAAAACTTTAGCCGGTTCCAAACCTTATGAGCAGGAAAGAATGTATAAACTGGCAAAAAGAGAGGCGGAACGCGCCAAACAACTACCAAGCAGATTTAATCATGCCATGCTTGCTGGCGGAGACGAATATTTTGATAGAATGGGTGAGATATCCGTACCTGCCCTCATCATTCATGGCACAGAAGATCCAGCCTTGCCATACGAGCACGGGCTTGCTCTTGTAAAAGCCATACCTCATGCTGAATTAGTGACCCTTGATGGATCAGGACATGAGATTCATAGTGAAGATTGGGATGAAATTATCGATTCAGTTATAAAGCTTACTTCTCGATAA
- the fabF gene encoding beta-ketoacyl-ACP synthase II, with the protein MERVVITGMGVVSPIGNNVDKFWRNLTEGKSGISSIDTFDVSNHKAKIAGIIRDFNADDILGKNEARRLDRFSQFALAAAEQAWTDSNLDIDDINLERLGVYVGSGIGGIETLIDNVDTLREKGPRRVSPTLVPAMISNAAAAQISIKWNAMGPTMSPVSACAIGNTAIGEAFRLIRFGEADAVFAGGAEAAITDLSLASFGNATALSTRNDNPTKASRPFDVNRDGFVMSEGAGILILESLSHALQRDAKIYAEVIGYGASSDAYHMVATHPEGKGAYLAMKMALKNAKVSPEEIDVISAHATSTEVGDRSETLAIKKLFESKAYQIPITANKSMLGHMLGAAGGVEAIALAKSLKEGIIPPTINLEKPDSLCDLDYVPGVARKVEISIGLSNSFGFGGHNAAIVLKKYE; encoded by the coding sequence ATGGAAAGAGTCGTTATTACCGGAATGGGAGTAGTCTCTCCTATTGGAAACAACGTAGATAAATTTTGGAGAAATCTGACTGAGGGGAAATCGGGCATTTCCTCTATTGATACATTTGACGTAAGCAATCATAAAGCAAAAATTGCAGGAATTATTCGTGATTTTAATGCAGATGATATTTTAGGAAAAAATGAAGCCCGACGTCTAGATCGCTTTTCTCAATTTGCTTTGGCTGCTGCTGAACAAGCCTGGACTGATTCTAATTTAGATATTGATGATATCAATCTTGAAAGACTTGGCGTATATGTTGGTTCGGGGATAGGAGGAATTGAAACATTGATTGATAATGTGGATACTCTTCGAGAAAAAGGTCCAAGACGAGTTAGTCCAACCCTGGTACCTGCCATGATTTCAAATGCTGCCGCAGCCCAAATTAGTATTAAGTGGAACGCAATGGGACCTACTATGTCACCTGTTTCTGCTTGTGCGATCGGAAATACAGCTATTGGTGAGGCATTCAGACTTATTCGCTTTGGAGAAGCAGATGCCGTTTTTGCAGGAGGAGCAGAGGCAGCTATAACAGATTTATCTTTAGCTAGTTTTGGTAATGCTACAGCATTATCAACGAGAAACGATAATCCAACTAAAGCTAGCCGTCCTTTTGATGTAAATCGAGATGGGTTTGTCATGTCAGAAGGAGCAGGAATTTTAATCTTGGAATCTTTGTCTCACGCTTTACAAAGAGATGCAAAAATTTATGCAGAAGTCATTGGGTATGGTGCGAGTTCTGATGCCTATCATATGGTAGCTACACACCCAGAAGGTAAAGGAGCCTATCTTGCAATGAAAATGGCTTTGAAAAATGCAAAAGTTTCTCCTGAAGAGATTGATGTTATTAGCGCTCATGCAACAAGTACAGAAGTGGGAGATCGATCTGAAACACTGGCCATTAAAAAACTATTTGAATCAAAAGCTTATCAAATCCCAATAACAGCTAATAAATCTATGCTTGGTCACATGTTAGGAGCAGCAGGAGGCGTGGAAGCAATTGCCTTGGCAAAAAGTTTAAAGGAAGGAATTATTCCTCCAACCATCAACTTAGAAAAGCCTGATTCATTATGTGATTTAGATTATGTACCAGGTGTTGCTCGTAAAGTGGAAATAAGTATTGGTCTATCCAATTCATTCGGTTTTGGAGGTCATAATGCAGCTATCGTTTTAAAAAAATACGAGTGA
- the map gene encoding type I methionyl aminopeptidase: MIAKTEEDFNGLKEIGKIIASIRDELVQRTIPGITTKELDDIAGGLLEKAGAVSAPKGVYDFPGYTCISLNEEVAHGIPGHRVIHEGDLVNIDVSASKNGYFADTGISFVVGEGEEVLTKICDVAKKAFEAGLKKAKPGSKKSRIGKAVFETARQHGFTVIKNLTGHGVGRRIHEAPDHICNYYDPWDNEILKEGMVIAFEPFISTFEEEVLQKEDGWTYATEKSYVAQLEHTIILTKDGPIIVTL, encoded by the coding sequence ATGATTGCAAAAACAGAAGAAGATTTTAATGGTTTGAAGGAAATTGGCAAAATTATTGCCTCCATTAGAGATGAATTGGTACAAAGGACAATTCCTGGCATAACGACCAAAGAACTTGATGATATAGCCGGAGGACTTTTAGAAAAAGCAGGTGCAGTGTCAGCTCCAAAAGGTGTATATGATTTTCCTGGCTATACCTGCATTAGTCTTAATGAAGAAGTGGCACATGGTATTCCGGGTCATCGGGTTATTCATGAAGGGGATCTAGTAAATATAGATGTATCTGCCTCAAAGAACGGTTATTTTGCAGATACAGGAATCTCATTTGTGGTAGGAGAAGGAGAAGAAGTATTAACGAAAATATGCGATGTTGCTAAAAAGGCATTTGAAGCAGGTCTTAAGAAAGCAAAACCCGGTTCTAAAAAAAGCAGAATCGGAAAAGCAGTATTCGAAACAGCGAGACAGCATGGATTCACTGTTATCAAAAACCTTACAGGACATGGTGTTGGACGTAGAATACACGAAGCACCTGACCATATTTGCAATTATTATGATCCATGGGATAATGAAATATTAAAGGAAGGGATGGTTATCGCATTCGAACCATTTATCTCAACCTTTGAAGAAGAAGTGCTCCAAAAAGAAGACGGTTGGACATATGCTACAGAAAAAAGCTATGTAGCTCAATTGGAACATACTATTATCCTTACTAAAGATGGTCCGATTATTGTCACACTTTAA
- a CDS encoding DoxX family protein: MTVLSIILQSILGLGFLMFGFMKFGSKQMVDEFGRYGYPGGFRIFTGLVEVIGAVLVISGIWNDKLAAWGGLFIVGTMLGAIFTHIKIKDSVSKMMMPIVLLILGLIVLLINFGSLL; this comes from the coding sequence ATGACTGTTTTATCAATTATTCTTCAAAGCATTTTAGGATTAGGATTCCTAATGTTTGGATTTATGAAGTTCGGTTCAAAGCAAATGGTGGATGAATTTGGGCGTTATGGGTATCCAGGAGGTTTTAGGATATTTACAGGTCTTGTTGAAGTTATTGGAGCAGTACTAGTTATCTCAGGTATTTGGAATGATAAGTTAGCTGCGTGGGGTGGTTTATTTATTGTTGGGACAATGCTTGGGGCAATTTTCACACACATCAAAATTAAAGATTCTGTAAGCAAAATGATGATGCCGATTGTTTTATTAATTCTTGGATTAATTGTATTACTTATAAATTTTGGCTCATTGCTTTAA
- a CDS encoding MmcQ/YjbR family DNA-binding protein, with protein MKNREGAIGYCLGMGNTYEDYPFRDKNWTLMRHIDNKKVFAWIFEKDGHIWINVKCDPGFLDYWRQIYHSVVPAFHLNKDHWNSIILDGTVPKEAIYEMIKQSYMLTKKNNSKVNFKK; from the coding sequence ATGAAAAATAGAGAGGGAGCTATCGGTTACTGTTTGGGAATGGGTAATACATATGAAGATTATCCATTTCGTGATAAGAATTGGACGTTAATGCGACATATAGATAACAAGAAAGTGTTTGCGTGGATATTTGAAAAAGATGGCCATATTTGGATTAATGTGAAATGTGATCCCGGTTTTTTAGATTATTGGCGTCAGATTTACCATTCGGTAGTTCCGGCATTTCATCTTAATAAGGACCATTGGAATTCGATAATACTTGACGGTACTGTTCCAAAGGAAGCCATTTACGAAATGATAAAACAAAGCTATATGTTAACTAAAAAAAATAATAGTAAAGTTAATTTCAAAAAGTGA
- a CDS encoding 3-hydroxybutyrate dehydrogenase, whose product MVKDKVAIITGSARGIGFEIGKIFAENGAKVVLSDLDQNTVEKAALDLRNKGLEVIGLKADVTSEEDIIQLIKQAKDKYGRIDIFINNAGLQHVAPIEEFPTEKFELMIKIMLTAPFISIKNVLPIMKEQGFGRIINISSINGLIGFANKAAYNSAKHGVIGLTKVAALESASFGITVNALCPGYVDTPLVRGQLEDLAKTRQVPLESVLEEVIYPLVPQNRLLDVSEIADYAIFLASDKARGITGQAVVLDGGYTAQ is encoded by the coding sequence ATGGTTAAAGATAAAGTGGCGATAATTACCGGATCTGCTAGAGGAATCGGCTTTGAGATTGGAAAGATATTTGCTGAAAATGGCGCAAAGGTCGTTTTGTCCGACCTTGATCAAAACACAGTTGAAAAAGCCGCTTTAGACCTAAGGAACAAAGGCTTGGAAGTTATCGGCTTAAAAGCAGACGTAACAAGTGAAGAGGATATTATCCAGCTAATCAAACAAGCTAAAGACAAATACGGACGAATAGACATTTTCATCAATAACGCCGGCCTTCAGCATGTTGCACCAATTGAAGAGTTTCCAACTGAAAAATTCGAACTGATGATCAAAATCATGCTGACCGCCCCATTCATTTCAATTAAGAACGTTTTGCCCATCATGAAAGAACAAGGCTTCGGCAGAATCATCAACATCTCTTCCATTAACGGTCTGATTGGATTTGCCAACAAGGCAGCATACAATAGTGCAAAACACGGTGTAATCGGATTAACGAAAGTCGCCGCCTTGGAAAGCGCCTCTTTTGGCATTACCGTCAATGCCCTTTGCCCGGGATACGTAGACACACCACTCGTCCGCGGTCAACTGGAGGATCTGGCGAAAACAAGACAAGTACCATTAGAAAGCGTTTTGGAAGAGGTCATCTATCCACTTGTCCCGCAAAACCGCTTACTTGATGTAAGTGAAATTGCCGACTACGCCATTTTCCTCGCAAGCGACAAAGCACGGGGCATCACAGGCCAGGCAGTCGTGTTAGATGGCGGATATACAGCACAATAA
- a CDS encoding YkvA family protein — translation MFNKIKTWARNLKRQIFILYFACKDERMPWYTKVFTACVVAYAFSPIDLIPDFIPILGYLDDVILVPIGIMIALKMIPKSVLTDCEVKAEEMMKNGKPKNWIVGSIILLIWVLIIIWAISNIYRLIN, via the coding sequence ATGTTTAACAAAATAAAGACTTGGGCGAGAAATTTAAAACGACAGATTTTTATCCTTTACTTTGCTTGTAAAGATGAACGGATGCCTTGGTATACAAAGGTATTTACAGCTTGTGTTGTTGCTTATGCATTCAGTCCGATTGATCTAATCCCAGATTTTATACCCATTCTTGGCTACTTAGACGATGTAATTCTCGTTCCAATAGGGATAATGATTGCATTAAAGATGATTCCAAAGAGTGTATTAACCGACTGTGAAGTTAAGGCAGAGGAAATGATGAAAAACGGTAAGCCGAAGAATTGGATAGTCGGCTCAATAATATTATTGATTTGGGTCTTAATTATAATATGGGCTATTAGTAATATTTATCGCTTAATTAACTGA
- a CDS encoding pirin family protein, translating to MDIKIIKPQDQAFGQFDGGKIIEQKPIGFSGEGSLINRLGPLFYWAWAKSEGEGGIGFHPHQGFEILSYNIKGRGRHQDTLGTISEVGAGGVQVMQTGSGVQHAESLLEPSEGFQIWFEPHLSKAIKRTPAYSKYVHEDFPITSENGVMIKTILGEHSPINLVTDAKMYDVELGNGTIYNYALSPNRTLAGLAIRGNGGVIDELEVSFDNKDFIIIQSEKVESFTIQPKGEELRMLLIEIPVEVDYPLYRKPR from the coding sequence ATGGATATTAAAATTATTAAACCACAGGATCAGGCGTTTGGGCAGTTTGATGGCGGTAAAATAATAGAACAAAAACCCATTGGCTTTTCTGGAGAAGGATCACTAATAAATAGGCTAGGACCATTATTTTACTGGGCATGGGCAAAATCTGAGGGCGAAGGTGGTATTGGTTTTCATCCTCATCAAGGTTTTGAGATATTAAGCTACAACATTAAGGGGAGAGGTCGTCACCAGGATACGCTTGGTACGATTAGCGAAGTAGGTGCTGGTGGTGTTCAGGTGATGCAAACCGGCTCAGGTGTGCAACATGCCGAATCTCTTCTTGAGCCGTCAGAAGGGTTTCAAATTTGGTTCGAGCCGCACTTAAGCAAAGCCATAAAGCGAACACCCGCTTACTCAAAATACGTGCATGAAGATTTCCCAATCACTTCGGAAAACGGTGTAATGATTAAGACGATATTAGGTGAACATTCACCAATCAATCTCGTGACAGATGCCAAAATGTACGATGTTGAACTTGGAAATGGTACAATCTATAATTATGCTCTTTCACCTAATCGGACACTAGCTGGTTTAGCTATTAGAGGTAATGGCGGTGTTATTGATGAATTGGAGGTTTCATTTGATAATAAGGATTTCATCATTATTCAATCAGAGAAAGTTGAAAGCTTTACCATTCAGCCTAAAGGTGAAGAACTTCGGATGCTGCTAATAGAAATTCCAGTTGAAGTTGATTATCCTTTATACAGAAAACCAAGATAA
- a CDS encoding 3-hydroxyacyl-CoA dehydrogenase family protein, producing the protein MIKKVAIIGSGVMGSGIAQSFAVSGYFVTINDIKEELLYHAQNRISENLSLLIEEGVLTDEEKQAALANITYSVDLKGAVRDADFIIEAIPEVIELKLNLYEQMEEMIKPDAIVASNTSTFPISQLMGNASFADRMVITHFFNPGHLVPLVEIVQHDETKPEIVKATMDLMRKIGKSPILLKKEIAGFIANRLQTALMREAFYLLKEGVADAEDIDTAITAGPGFRWAFTGPIEIADFGGLDTWQRVFDNVSPVLDQSKGAPDLIRDLVAKGKLGTKSGEGIFTYEESTVSQKINERDRHFIKLGKLKMEKEEVL; encoded by the coding sequence ATGATTAAAAAAGTTGCCATTATCGGTTCAGGTGTAATGGGAAGCGGGATCGCACAGTCATTTGCAGTAAGCGGGTATTTCGTGACCATTAACGATATAAAGGAAGAATTGCTATATCATGCCCAAAATCGAATTTCTGAGAATCTATCATTGCTCATTGAGGAAGGGGTTTTGACTGATGAGGAAAAGCAAGCCGCTTTAGCGAATATAACATACAGTGTAGATTTGAAAGGGGCGGTAAGGGATGCTGATTTTATCATTGAGGCCATTCCGGAAGTCATCGAGCTGAAGTTAAATCTATATGAGCAAATGGAGGAAATGATCAAACCGGATGCCATTGTTGCTTCAAATACATCGACCTTTCCGATTTCTCAATTGATGGGGAACGCCTCGTTTGCGGACAGAATGGTCATCACGCATTTCTTTAATCCTGGCCATTTGGTTCCATTGGTTGAAATTGTTCAGCATGACGAAACAAAGCCGGAAATAGTCAAGGCAACAATGGATTTAATGCGTAAAATCGGCAAGTCTCCGATTCTCCTGAAAAAAGAAATAGCAGGGTTCATTGCCAATCGTCTCCAGACTGCCTTGATGCGGGAAGCCTTTTATCTATTAAAAGAGGGCGTTGCCGATGCTGAGGATATCGATACAGCGATAACGGCTGGACCAGGTTTTCGATGGGCATTTACCGGGCCGATCGAGATTGCTGATTTTGGCGGACTGGATACATGGCAGCGCGTTTTCGATAATGTTTCACCAGTATTGGATCAGAGCAAGGGAGCGCCTGATTTGATTCGTGATTTGGTTGCTAAGGGAAAGCTTGGGACGAAGTCGGGAGAAGGGATTTTTACGTATGAAGAATCTACCGTTTCCCAGAAAATCAATGAGAGGGACCGTCATTTTATTAAACTGGGAAAATTAAAAATGGAGAAGGAGGAAGTATTATGA
- a CDS encoding acetyl-CoA C-acetyltransferase: MREVVIVGAARTPVGAFGGSLANVSAVELGVVAAREAIKRANISADMIDEVLIGNILSAGLGQNVARQVAIHAGIPETTPAMAVNKLCGSGLRTVIMGAQFIALGDADVILAGGIESMSNAPYLLPNYRFGQKMGNGEAVDSMTYDALTDVFNQYHMGVTAENIAEQWEISREKQDEFALDSQRKAEKAQLEGRFADEIVPVEYKRRGKTILVDQDEHPRHGLTIDQLTKLRPAFKENGTVTAGNASGINDGGAMLVLMSKEKADELGLETLATIKSYANAALDPKIMGYGPVPATRKALAKAGLTIDDIDLMEVNEAFAAQSLAVLKDLELKPEKVNVNGGAIALGHPVGASGARILVTLLYEMKLRDAKTGLATLCIGGGQGTALIVER; the protein is encoded by the coding sequence ATGAGAGAAGTAGTGATTGTAGGGGCAGCAAGAACACCAGTTGGTGCGTTTGGAGGCAGTCTTGCCAATGTTTCAGCGGTTGAATTGGGAGTTGTGGCAGCTAGGGAAGCGATTAAGCGGGCAAATATCTCGGCTGACATGATCGATGAGGTATTGATTGGGAATATTCTATCTGCTGGTTTAGGGCAAAATGTGGCACGTCAGGTTGCGATTCATGCAGGGATTCCGGAAACAACGCCGGCCATGGCCGTTAATAAACTTTGCGGATCTGGCCTCCGTACGGTAATAATGGGGGCACAATTCATTGCCCTTGGTGATGCAGATGTGATTCTCGCCGGGGGTATTGAAAGCATGAGCAATGCTCCATATTTACTTCCAAATTATCGTTTTGGACAGAAAATGGGTAATGGTGAAGCAGTCGATTCCATGACATATGACGCCTTAACGGATGTTTTTAATCAATATCATATGGGCGTGACTGCGGAGAATATCGCCGAGCAGTGGGAAATCAGCCGTGAAAAGCAGGACGAATTTGCTTTAGATAGCCAAAGAAAGGCTGAAAAGGCCCAGCTTGAAGGACGATTTGCAGATGAAATCGTGCCTGTTGAATATAAACGCAGAGGAAAGACGATCTTGGTGGACCAAGATGAACACCCGCGTCATGGGCTGACGATAGACCAGCTAACGAAGCTGCGTCCTGCTTTTAAGGAAAATGGAACGGTTACGGCAGGAAATGCATCCGGAATCAATGATGGGGGTGCGATGTTAGTCCTAATGTCTAAAGAAAAAGCGGACGAGCTGGGACTGGAGACGTTAGCAACAATTAAGTCATATGCAAACGCCGCGCTTGATCCGAAAATCATGGGTTACGGTCCAGTGCCTGCGACAAGAAAAGCTTTGGCAAAAGCGGGATTGACAATAGATGATATTGATTTGATGGAAGTGAACGAAGCCTTTGCGGCACAGTCACTCGCTGTGCTTAAGGACCTTGAGTTGAAGCCGGAGAAAGTGAATGTAAATGGCGGGGCGATTGCTCTGGGTCATCCTGTAGGTGCTTCCGGTGCCCGGATTTTAGTGACTTTATTGTATGAAATGAAACTTAGGGATGCAAAAACAGGCCTTGCTACCTTATGTATCGGTGGCGGACAGGGAACTGCGCTGATTGTGGAACGGTAA
- a CDS encoding helix-turn-helix transcriptional regulator: MDDKNRLEALSSFLKTKRSQIKPESIGIPAGTRRRTPGLRREEVAHLAGVSTTWYTWLEQGRDIKVSTSVLDCISTALQLNNDEREYLYDLALEVKSPIIDRKKDQPKLSPSLERILAELMYCPTIITDRHCHIVGWNNAAAHVFLDFEQLPDDQRNLIHLVFTRKELKALAVNWEHFVKGFLSIFRAYYGHYLGDEWYNLFIKEMSNSHPEFQSLWQESQVSKAPEMMIEFRHAKAGKMLFNLTSLKVQGDMDLRCSIYTPVDGTATEDKLKRLMKKISIESS; encoded by the coding sequence ATGGATGATAAAAACAGACTTGAAGCTTTGTCTTCATTTTTAAAAACGAAGCGATCCCAAATAAAGCCTGAATCTATCGGTATACCTGCTGGTACACGGAGAAGAACACCTGGCTTACGAAGAGAAGAAGTTGCACATTTGGCTGGAGTTAGTACTACTTGGTATACGTGGCTGGAGCAAGGTCGGGATATAAAGGTCTCTACAAGCGTATTGGATTGCATATCTACAGCTCTTCAATTAAATAATGATGAACGAGAGTATCTATATGATTTAGCTTTAGAAGTGAAATCACCCATTATTGATCGAAAGAAGGATCAGCCAAAACTTAGTCCTTCTTTGGAAAGAATTTTAGCTGAGTTGATGTACTGTCCTACTATCATTACAGATCGACATTGTCATATTGTAGGCTGGAACAATGCTGCTGCACATGTTTTTTTAGATTTTGAACAACTCCCGGATGATCAACGAAATTTGATCCATCTAGTATTTACAAGAAAAGAATTAAAAGCATTAGCTGTGAATTGGGAGCATTTTGTTAAGGGGTTTCTTTCCATTTTCCGTGCCTATTATGGTCACTACTTAGGTGATGAATGGTATAACCTATTTATTAAGGAAATGAGTAATTCTCACCCGGAATTTCAGTCTTTATGGCAAGAAAGTCAAGTGAGTAAAGCTCCAGAAATGATGATTGAATTTAGACATGCTAAAGCCGGAAAGATGTTGTTTAATTTAACTTCTCTTAAAGTCCAGGGGGACATGGACTTAAGGTGCAGTATCTATACACCAGTAGATGGAACAGCTACAGAAGATAAATTAAAACGATTAATGAAGAAAATCTCCATTGAAAGTTCATAA